gtgtccgtgtccCAGTCTCAGTCCCATTACTCTCAGTGCTGGGCTGGGTCAGGAAGGGCATCTGCTGTAAAACCTTGCCaaatcatgtgtgtgtgcgtgccaaTGAAGCAGACCCAAATGCGCAGGACTAATCAAGGAAAATACATTACTCCAGTCataagtgtcacatgatcctttagaaatcagaCTAATATGATGATATAATCTAGAAACATTCCTGATTGTTATCAGAGTTGAAAACTGTTGTGCTGCTTTCATATTTTTGTCGAAATCATGAtgaactaccattcaaaagtaaagtttaaaaaatgtatacttttattcagcgtgcattaaattaataaaaagtaaGACACTTACAATGTTATAaaagtagtgttttttttttactttctatttaTCCAGGAATCCTTAAAAAAGTGCATCACTGTTtcctcaaaaatattaaacagcaaaaacTTTAACATTTATCATAAGAAACGTTATTTAATAATGCACTGATAAtatttgagcagcaaatcatcatatcagaatgaaaggatcatgtgactgaagactggagtaatgatgctgaatattcagctttgatcataggaataaattatattttaaaatatattcacatagaaaacagttgtaatatttttaacaatatatgttttactgtattttgatcacataaatgcagccttgctgaGCAGGAGAGACTTGCAACTTGGAAAAAAATGTAACATGGTTTCcagttcattttattttaaggtgtcactgTTATATATTGAAGTAATATTAAGTAAATGAACTTACTATAGTGTTAGGGTAGGATTATGGTTTGGTTAAGGGTTAGTTTCatgtaattatacataatttacacttattactatggtaagtacatgtatcatatgtaacaaggacactaaaataaagtgaTACATGGTTTCCTTTCCACACAGTTTAGATGAATATATATGCACGTTTGATATTCAGTAATGCATTTAAAGagatagtccacccaaaaatgaaaattgtcataatccgctcaccctcaagttgttccaaacctgtatgagttccttctgttgaacacaaaagaagatattttaaagaacgtCGGTGTCTAAACAGTTGACTATATTCATTGACTTCCATGGAATGATTTTCCTAATATGGAAGTGAATGGGTGTCGTCAACAGTTTAGTCATTAACATTCTCTAAAATATCTTCttgtgtgttcaacagaaggaactcatacaggtttggaacaacttgagggtgagtaagtgatGACAACAGTTTTGGGTGGACTATCCTTTTAACTTAAGTGAAGATTTTCTATTGCCAGAAAAAATACACGCTCTCTAGAGCTGCTAAAAGTTGTTGAGTTTGGCTCTGTGTGCTTAACCGAAcatgtttgttttgtgtgtagAACCGTAACCCCTCAGTGGCCGTGTACTACACTAACAGAGCGTTATGCTACGTGAAGCTACAGCAACACGACAAGGCATTGGCCGACTGTAAACACGCCCTCGAGCTCGACAGCCAATCAGTGAAGGCGCACTTTTTCCTGGGTCAGTGTCAGCTGGAGCTGGAGAACTATGAGGAGGCCATCGGCAATCTACAGAGAggtacacacacgcacagctgGAAGTAGGAGTTATTGATAaggaatttaaagggttagttcacccaaaaatgaaattgatgtcattaatgactcaccccattttggaccaaaatgtattttggatgcttcaagagactctaattaacccactgatgtctcatatggactactgtgatgatgtttttattccctttctggacatggacagtatagtgtgcatacactcttggactaaatataaaatatcttaaactgtgtctgaagatgaacggaggtcttatgggtgtggaaccaCATTAGGGTGATAATCATTAATTGcacactttttatttttggtgaactagccctttaaatttaaaggggtcatgtgatgctttttaatgttttcCATTTCTGTGTAAAGTATGTGCTTTTGCATGTATGCGATCTGCAGAGTTATAAAGCTCATAGTCTCCCACAAAGTGATTTCTGTCTAACCGGGAGCACTGATCCAGACCTGCTTCCTGAACCTGTGAGAGCACAGCACCGGCTGTATACAAAGATTACTCCCCACTGTGAAGCGCTCTTGCAGATTTGATTGTGATCGATGGCCTTGATCATCCACATTATCAGAATCCGGCTCAAACTGATACGAAAAACAATGACATTATtaactgtgtgtgtttataaatgCTTTAGAAGCCTTGAAAGCTGAAGTTTGTGATTATAGTTAGGGGTGTCACATTACAATACGCGCTCGAGGCGTACGAccaatcgaccaatcacaacacagtgAATCATGATGGCCAATCAGAACGCTCAGCTTTTGGGAAGGAGGGGCTTTGTATGAACCAGCGTGTTTCAGACAGACTGAGAATAGAGGAGCTGCGATAATGTACAGTATGCGAAAGATGATGTGTTGTATTTTATTGTGTTGTATAATGTGACCTATTTTATTACACCTGATAATCAAAATAACAAACTTTTAAAACAGCATcacatgacccctttaagagatgagCGTTACACATTTGAATTACATTTGAATGGATTTTTTAGGGGTCTTAAAGTGATATTTGACCCCAAcattaaaaattctgtcattattcacATCCCCTCGTTGTTCACAACCAGATTTACTTTCTTTTGTTGAATGCAAATGTTTGAAGCTGCTGTTTTCCATGCTATTTAATTGTATGGtgatttttaatgctgaaaagttTTACGGATGCCAAATGTGTTGACTTTCTAATGTAAAATAGGCCAATAATTGCTTTTAAATTcttattatttaaatgataaacaatttaaatatttataaatatttaaagctgcagtgtgtaaatttaactggcatctagtggtgaggttgttaATTATTCATCCCTTCCTTtcgatattttatatatatatatatatatatatatatatatatatatatatatatatatatatatatatatatatatatatatattatatatgaatgTTACTTTCCATTTAGTTACTATAAAAGCATGTTGGTCAAAGGGGTTTATAAGGTTTCATAGTCCAGTGTTTAGTGGTTGAGGGATAAAAAGTTTTGATctctgatgtttttttgtatgtgtAGTGTCATTTGAAGCACATTTTAAGGActtgttttataatttaattcagTCTTTATGTATATCTATATCTAATATCAGGCAATGTATTGGTTATTGgcctaataatataaatgatcTATTATCAGTACATCCCTAAAAACCCTCATGGGAATAATCCATGCGTCTAAACAGATATACAGTTTAAATGCAGTGTGGTGAAACTGCTTGTTTTCAGCCTATAACCTGGCAAAGGAACAGCGGCTGAATTTCGGAGACGATATCCCAAGTGCTCTTCGCATTGCCAAGAAAAAACGTTGGAACAGCATAGAAGAGAAACGAATCAGCCAGGAAAACGAGCTGCATGCTTATCTCACCAAACTCATCCTGGCAGAGAAAGAGAGGTGAGAGTGACGCTTGCATCAGTCCGTGCAGTGATGAGTCTACAGATCTGTGTCGTAACATCTGCCTGtctctgtgtttgtgttcaGAGAGCTCGACGACAGCAGAGTGAAGCAAACAGAGGACATTCAGAACGGAGGCGAGATCAGCAAGAACAAATCCAAACACGTGAGACATGCGCTTATAAGTGTACAAAGACCTCTGAGCTGTGTATGATTGATGAAGTGATGTCATTTCCTGTGCTGCTCTCTGCAGGATAAATATTTGATGGACATGGATGAACTTTTCTCTCAAGTTGATGAAAAGAGGAAGGTATGAAGAAATAATTTCAAACATTGTGTCAAGACATTTTGACAATCACTCCGCACACACGGAAATATCATTGGTTCAAAATCCTTTTCCAAATAATGTTTGATTGGCTCTTCTTGTGTTGTGTAACTTTACGTGTGCAGAAGCGAGAGATCCCAGATTACCTGTGTGGGAAGATCAGCTTTGAGCTCATGAGAGAACCCTGCATTACTCCTAGCGGCATCACCTACGATCGCAAGGACATCGAGGAACATCTACAGGTCTGCTCATAAAAACACATTCACCATTCATTGTGCAAGAAATCTGCCATCTTTGAGCTGCGTGCATCTGGTGCTGTtgttttgtttcctttttttttttggagccATGTGACGTCATGATCGGATGAAAGATCGCAGATTGGTGGATCAGATTACAGCatgttattgtattatattaatgtacactcaaaactattttaagaTTTACACTATTTCATTAATAGTAAAAATTCCAtcaaatttaattaataatccTTAATCCTTAATAATTGAACAGACCGTACTCAATTAAATTGCATAAAGATTATTCAGTTCAATTTGGTGGAATTTTTAGTATTAATGAAATTtcgtaaatatttaaaaaagactTTAAAAGTATACAAgtatattaatgttttaattctTTTATAATTCCATTAGCTTTTAATTTCAGTTTCTTCTCTTttctataaaataatataaataaaaaataatataaaatcatTGTGTAAcctgttattttagtattatttatatactatacatgac
This DNA window, taken from Pseudorasbora parva isolate DD20220531a chromosome 24, ASM2467924v1, whole genome shotgun sequence, encodes the following:
- the stub1 gene encoding E3 ubiquitin-protein ligase CHIP, producing MASSPEKSSSAQELKEQGNRLFLSRKYQEAVTCYSKAINRNPSVAVYYTNRALCYVKLQQHDKALADCKHALELDSQSVKAHFFLGQCQLELENYEEAIGNLQRAYNLAKEQRLNFGDDIPSALRIAKKKRWNSIEEKRISQENELHAYLTKLILAEKERELDDSRVKQTEDIQNGGEISKNKSKHDKYLMDMDELFSQVDEKRKKREIPDYLCGKISFELMREPCITPSGITYDRKDIEEHLQRVGHFDPVTRSPLTQDQLIPNLAMKEVIDAFIQENGWVEDY